From the Primulina tabacum isolate GXHZ01 chromosome 3, ASM2559414v2, whole genome shotgun sequence genome, one window contains:
- the LOC142539676 gene encoding uncharacterized protein LOC142539676 — translation MRFLLLFFLLLLHLHLYILHSAASRRPRLPGYRVLLSIKASITEDPQSALASWNATTSHCTWKGVTCDSSTRRVTALDISNLSLVGTLSADVGKLRFLYNLSVAANGLFGPVPPQIGDIVSLRYLNLSNNVFSDSFPTQLYGLKNLQVLDLYNNNMTGDFPSQAFLLTELRHLHLGGNFFTGEIPPEFGSFPHLEYLAVSGNELTGSVPPELGKMSQLKELYIGYFNTFSGGIPKEIGNLSNLIRFDAANCGLSGEIPAEIGNLLTLDTLFLQVNGFSGPLTSELGNLKSLKSMDLSNNVFSGEIPLSFSQLKNLTLLNLFRNKLTGSIPDFICELPELQVLQLWENNFTGSIPQNLGINGNLQEVDVSSNKLTGNLPLNLCNGKQLHTLITLGNSLFGPIPESLGQCDSLNRVRMGDNFLNGSIPKGLLSLPQLTQIELQNNLLSGSFPETNVTSTTLGQISLSNNHLTGPLPPSIGNFVAVQKLLLDGNTFSGSIPSDIGKLQQLSKLDFSHNEFTGPISPEISSCKLLTFVDLSRNQISGEIPDEITGMRILNYLNFSRNKLVGSIPSSIASMQSLTSVDFSYNNLSGLVPNTGQFSYFNYTSFLGNPNLCGHYRGPCKGGVSDGVERPHEKGTLSPSMKLLLVIGLLVCSIIFAVAAIVKARSLKKASDSRAWKLTAFQRLDFSCDDVLDCLKEDNIIGKGGAGIVYKGVMPDGEQVAVKRLPVMSRGSSHDHGFNAEIQTLGRIRHRHIVRLLGFCSNHETNLLVYEYMPNGSLGEVLHGKKGGHLLWDTRYTIAVEAAKGLCYLHHDCSPLIIHRDVKSNNILLDSNFEAHVADFGLAKFLQDSGSSECMSAIAGSYGYIAPEYAYTLKVDEKSDVYSFGVVLLELVSGRKPVGEFGDGVDIVQWVRKTTNGNKEGVLKILDTRLPTVPLHEVMHVFYVAMLCVEEQAVERPTMREVVQILTELPKSPSSKLGDEASGVESDPADTKSHEPQPTQSPPPDLLSI, via the exons ATGCGTTTCCTCCTACTCTtcttcctcctcctcctccatcTCCATCTCTATATCCTCCACTCCGCCGCCTCTAGGAGGCCGAGGTTGCCGGGGTACCGCGTTCTCCTCTCCATAAAAGCTTCGATCACCGAAGACCCACAATCCGCCTTAGCCTCATGGAACGCCACCACCAGCCACTGCACATGGAAGGGTGTCACCTGCGACTCCTCCACCCGTCGAGTGACTGCCCTCGACATATCGAATCTCAGCCTTGTCGGCACGCTTTCAGCCGACGTGGGCAAACTGCGGTTTCTCTATAACCTCTCTGTTGCCGCTAACGGCCTATTCGGTCCAGTTCCTCCACAAATCGGTGACATTGTTAGCCTGCGTTATCTTAATCTCTCTAACAATGTCTTCAGTGACAGCTTTCCTACTCAGCTATACGGTCTGAAAAATCTCCAGGTCCTCGACCTTTATAACAATAACATGACGGGGGACTTCCCTTCGCAAGCCTTTTTACTTACCGAACTCCGCCATTTACATCTTGGAGGAAACTTCTTTACTGGGGAAATTCCACCGGAGTTTGGTTCTTTTCCACATCTGGAATACCTCGCCGTTTCGGGGAATGAATTAACGGGGAGTGTTCCACCTGAGTTAGGGAAAATGTCTCAGCTGAAAGAGCTGTACATTGGGTATTTCAACACGTTTTCAGGTGGGATACCGAAAGAGATTGGGAATTTGTCCAACTTGATACGGTTTGATGCTGCTAACTGTGGGCTTTCCGGTGAGATTCCGGCGGAGATTGGAAATTTACTGACTTTGGACACCCTTTTTCTCCAGGTGAATGGGTTTTCCGGGCCTTTGACTTCGGAGCTTGGGAACCTGAAAAGTCTGAAATCCATGGATCTTTCAAACAACGTTTTCTCTGGCGAGATACCACTCTCATTTTCGCAGCTTAAAAACTTGACCCTCTTAAACCTTTTCAGGAATAAGCTCACCGGCTCTATTCCTGATTTCATCTGCGAGTTACCGGAGCTTCAGGTGTTGCAGTTGTGGGAGAACAATTTCACGGGAAGTATTCCCCAGAATCTTGGGATTAATGGTAATCTGCAAGAAGTAGATGTTAGTTCAAACAAGTTGACCGGAAACTTACCATTGAACTTGTGTAATGGTAAACAGCTACACACGTTGATTACTCTTGGAAACTCCTTGTTTGGCCCGATTCCTGAATCATTAGGTCAGTGCGACTCATTGAATCGGGTACGCATGGGCGACAACTTTCTCAATGGCTCCATTCCGAAAGGGCTGTTAAGTTTGCCTCAGCTAACTCAAATCGAGCTGCAGAATAATCTCCTCTCTGGTTCATTTCCAGAGACTAATGTGACATCCACTACTCTGGGCCAGATTAGTCTTTCCAACAATCATCTAACCGGGCCGTTGCCACCGAGTATTGGTAATTTTGTGGCTGTACAGAAGCTTCTGCTCGATGGTAATACTTTCTCAGGGAGCATACCATCTGACATAGGGAAGTTACAGCAGCTTTCAAAATTGGATTTCAGCCACAACGAATTTACAGGCCCAATTTCGCCTGAGATAAGCTCGTGCAAGCTGCTAACTTTCGTTGATCTTAGCCGGAATCAAATCTCCGGTGAGATTCCGGATGAGATAACTGGTATGAggattttgaactacttgaattttTCTCGAAACAAATTGGTGGGCAGCATCCCCTCTTCAATTGCTAGTATGCAGAGCTTAACATCTGTTGATTTTTCGTATAATAATCTGTCTGGTTTGGTTCCCAATACTGGTCAGTTTAGTTACTTTAACTACACTTCGTTTTTGGGCAATCCCAATCTTTGCGGACACTATCGGGGGCCTTGTAAAGGTGGTGTTTCTGATGGGGTTGAAAGACCTCATGAGAAAGGGACTTTGTCTCCATCCATGAAGCTTTTACTTGTTATCGGATTGCTAGTCTGTTCCATTATATTTGCCGTGGCAGCTATAGTTAAGGCTCGATCCTTAAAGAAAGCGAGCGACTCGCGTGCCTGGAAGCTTACCGCCTTCCAAAGATTGGATTTCAGTTGTGATGATGTCTTAGATTGTCTGAAAGAAGATAATATAATCGGGAAGGGTGGTGCCGGAATAGTTTACAAGGGAGTCATGCCCGATGGCGAACAGGTGGCTGTCAAAAGATTGCCCGTTATGAGTCGTGGTTCGTCCCATGATCATGGGTTCAATGCTGAGATACAGACTCTAGGGAGAATCAGGCATAGGCACATAGTTAGATTGTTGGGGTTCTGTTCGAATCATGAAACTAATCTTTTGGTTTACGAGTACATGCCTAATGGAAGCTTGGGGGAAGTGCTTCATGGCAAGAAAGGAGGTCATTTACTTTGGGATACACGGTATACGATAGCGGTGGAGGCTGCAAAGGGCCTCTGCTATCTTCATCATGACTGCTCACCTTTGATTATTCACCGCGATGTTAAATCGAACAATATCCTTCTTGATTCCAATTTCGAAGCCCATGTAGCTGATTTTGGACTAGCCAAGTTCTTGCAAGATTCTGGATCTTCCGAGTGCATGTCAGCTATTGCTGGCTCTTATGGATATATTGCTCCAG AGTATGCATACACACTCAAGGTCGACGAGAAGAGCGATGTATACAGCTTCGGTGTAGTTCTCTTGGAACTTGTATCCGGAAGAAAGCCGGTGGGGGAGTTCGGCGATGGAGTAGACATTGTTCAATGGGTAAGAAAAACGACTAATGGAAACAAGGAAGGAGTACTCAAAATTCTGGATACAAGACTCCCGACTGTCCCCCTCCACGAGGTGATGCATGTTTTCTACGTAGCCATGCTTTGCGTGGAAGAACAGGCAGTTGAGCGCCCCACCATGCGAGAGGTGGTGCAAATACTCACCGAGCTTCCAAAGTCGCCTAGCTCCAAGCTCGGGGATGAGGCATCAGGTGTCGAATCCGACCCGGCTGACACAAAGAGCCATGAACCTCAGCCAACTCAATCACCACCACCAGATCTTCTCAGCATATGA